In the Lysinibacillus sp. PLM2 genome, one interval contains:
- a CDS encoding phage tail tape measure protein — protein sequence MAKRIQGITIELDGDSKPLKKALQDVDKASSNTTKELGQINRALKFDEGNTTLLAQKFEVLQDAISNTSTRLDTLKRAQSEVDRQFKAGEIDTSTYREFQREIEITEGKLKAFKKQADTVKSKINVQADSSGIDKMKSKLKELGPAAKQAGKEIADGIKAGAAGATAALGGIAIGTQELNTDLARLKTNATLAGRDMGLVEEAFMRVASVSGETDSAVETLSNLLASGFSDQQLSKVIDEVNGAAIKFSDTLKTEGIADGIQETFATGKAVGQFGELLERSGINLDEFNEKLAETKSEGEKSNLILQTMSDLGLSKVTEKYNELNPAISESNAANVELQKSLADLGVAITPIITAITLVITQLTTWMAQNPELANTLLMVGAAITTIAGALTVLGPIISSVSALLGPLLGIFTGTGAAAASTGAATAGFGASLSALLGPIGLVVAAIAGIIVIFVTFKDDILAIWNEHLKPLFDEFVKMIVDTLQPAFEAGFKAISDIVKGAFEVIKNLWTSILHPVLIFIINFIRENLMPVFKVVFSTIGSVVSNAFNLIGQIWNGTLKPILNGIIDFVSGVFTGNWEKVWNGISSIFSGVFNGLINIAKAPINAIISMINGVIDGLNSIQVPDWVPAIGGMGINLPKIPMLAKGTNYFKGGLAIVGEKGPELVQMPTGSKVYSNDKTKQMLGAQQGPQIIVVQSVLDGRVIGESVVDVVSGKQYSNANLRALTNGVSL from the coding sequence ATGGCAAAGCGTATACAAGGAATTACGATTGAATTAGATGGCGATTCCAAACCGTTAAAAAAAGCATTGCAGGATGTTGATAAAGCTTCATCGAACACCACGAAAGAACTTGGACAAATTAACCGTGCGTTGAAATTTGACGAAGGTAACACAACACTTTTAGCACAAAAATTCGAAGTGCTACAAGACGCAATTTCCAATACGTCTACAAGATTGGATACTTTGAAAAGGGCTCAATCAGAAGTAGACAGACAATTTAAAGCGGGAGAAATTGATACATCAACCTATCGCGAGTTTCAAAGAGAAATTGAAATTACCGAAGGAAAATTAAAAGCATTTAAAAAACAAGCCGATACGGTAAAATCAAAAATCAATGTGCAAGCTGATTCTAGTGGAATTGATAAGATGAAATCCAAATTAAAGGAACTTGGTCCTGCTGCTAAACAGGCTGGCAAGGAAATCGCCGATGGTATTAAAGCTGGTGCAGCTGGAGCTACTGCAGCTCTTGGTGGTATAGCAATTGGAACACAAGAACTTAACACTGACTTAGCTCGCCTAAAAACAAATGCAACACTCGCTGGTCGCGATATGGGGCTTGTAGAAGAAGCATTCATGAGAGTAGCATCAGTTTCAGGGGAAACGGATAGCGCAGTTGAAACATTATCCAACTTATTAGCAAGTGGATTTTCGGACCAACAATTATCAAAAGTAATAGATGAAGTAAACGGTGCTGCAATCAAATTTTCCGATACATTAAAAACGGAAGGTATTGCTGATGGAATCCAGGAGACGTTTGCAACTGGTAAAGCTGTAGGCCAATTTGGAGAGCTATTAGAGCGTAGTGGAATTAATTTAGATGAATTTAACGAAAAATTAGCAGAAACAAAAAGTGAGGGAGAAAAATCTAATTTAATTTTACAAACAATGTCTGATCTCGGTTTATCAAAAGTAACCGAAAAGTATAACGAATTAAATCCTGCAATTTCAGAATCAAATGCAGCAAACGTTGAATTGCAAAAATCATTAGCTGACTTAGGTGTTGCAATAACTCCAATAATTACAGCTATTACACTAGTTATTACACAGTTAACAACTTGGATGGCGCAAAATCCAGAATTAGCAAATACATTACTGATGGTGGGTGCAGCAATAACTACTATTGCCGGAGCGCTTACAGTTCTCGGGCCAATAATAAGTAGTGTTAGCGCGTTGTTAGGTCCTCTACTTGGAATTTTTACAGGTACTGGAGCCGCAGCTGCTTCAACTGGTGCTGCAACAGCTGGGTTTGGAGCATCGTTGTCAGCTCTATTAGGTCCGATAGGTTTAGTAGTAGCTGCAATAGCAGGTATTATTGTTATTTTTGTAACTTTTAAAGACGATATTTTAGCGATATGGAACGAACATCTAAAACCTTTATTCGATGAATTTGTAAAAATGATTGTAGATACACTACAACCAGCATTTGAAGCTGGATTTAAAGCGATATCGGATATAGTTAAAGGTGCTTTTGAAGTCATAAAAAACTTGTGGACGAGTATTTTACATCCTGTGTTAATATTCATCATAAATTTTATACGCGAAAATTTAATGCCAGTATTTAAGGTAGTATTTAGCACAATAGGAAGTGTAGTTTCGAATGCATTTAACTTAATAGGTCAAATTTGGAATGGAACTTTAAAACCCATTCTAAATGGGATCATTGATTTCGTTAGTGGTGTATTCACAGGAAATTGGGAAAAGGTTTGGAATGGAATATCTTCAATATTCTCGGGAGTATTTAATGGTCTGATTAATATTGCAAAGGCTCCAATTAACGCTATTATTTCAATGATCAATGGTGTAATCGATGGATTGAATTCAATACAAGTACCTGACTGGGTACCTGCCATTGGCGGTATGGGTATCAACTTACCCAAAATACCCATGCTAGCAAAAGGTACAAATTACTTTAAAGGTGGATTAGCGATTGTTGGAGAAAAGGGTCCCGAATTAGTACAAATGCCAACTGGATCAAAAGTATACTCAAATGATAAAACAAAACAAATGTTAGGAGCCCAACAAGGTCCACAAATCATAGTAGTACAGTCTGTGCTAGATGGTCGTGTAATAGGAGAATCAGTCGTGGATGTTGTGAGTGGGAAACAATACAGTAATGCCAACTTAAGAGCTCTTACAAATGGGGTGTCATTATGA